One Candidatus Acidulodesulfobacterium ferriphilum genomic window carries:
- a CDS encoding DedA family protein, translating to MTLNLKDLNKSYIGIFIHWALSLGYPGIIFLMILESCALPVSSEVVLGFSGFLSGEGKMNFYLVVLSATVGTFIGSSLLYYIGKKGGRPLIEKYGRYFLINKNDMDKATAWFKKYGGFAVFVGVCLPVIKTYIGFPPGASLMNYKKFSLYIVSGSLVYNTGITYLGLIVGENINVILPYFSRFSIFIILIVAIFITIYLYRHIKSALKN from the coding sequence ATGACTTTGAATCTTAAAGACTTAAATAAAAGCTATATTGGAATTTTTATACATTGGGCGCTTTCTTTAGGGTATCCGGGCATTATTTTTTTAATGATTCTGGAGTCTTGCGCCCTTCCCGTTTCATCCGAGGTTGTTTTAGGGTTTTCCGGTTTTTTATCGGGAGAGGGTAAGATGAACTTTTATCTTGTGGTTTTGAGCGCAACCGTTGGAACATTTATCGGCTCATCCCTGCTCTATTATATCGGAAAAAAGGGTGGAAGACCGTTAATCGAAAAATACGGGCGGTATTTCCTTATTAATAAAAATGATATGGATAAGGCAACCGCATGGTTTAAAAAATATGGAGGTTTTGCAGTATTTGTAGGCGTTTGCCTGCCTGTCATAAAAACCTATATAGGTTTCCCGCCGGGCGCTTCCCTTATGAATTATAAAAAATTTAGCCTTTACATCGTATCAGGTTCCCTTGTTTATAATACGGGTATAACATATTTAGGTTTGATAGTGGGAGAAAATATAAATGTTATACTTCCATATTTTAGCCGGTTTAGTATCTTCATAATATTGATTGTTGCAATATTTATAACAATATACCTTTACAGGCATATCAAATCGGCGCTCAAAAATTAA